A DNA window from Geovibrio ferrireducens contains the following coding sequences:
- a CDS encoding DUF1847 domain-containing protein: MYNCSNCKSNVCYQGKDCAKGYDFSYAAAKARNIYEQEEDNKILTVAGRIEVEHYMKYTRLEEIMEFCRLMEYRKIGIASCVGLSAEADILTKILSKEFEVHSVCCKSGGINKDDYGIPHLKKERYEATCNPAGQAEALNSIGTDINLIVGLCVGHDILFSKYSKAPCTTFIVKDRVLAHNPAAAIYSNYYKRKLL, translated from the coding sequence ATGTACAACTGCTCAAACTGTAAATCAAATGTGTGCTATCAGGGAAAAGACTGCGCAAAAGGGTATGACTTCAGTTATGCTGCCGCAAAGGCACGTAATATATACGAACAGGAGGAGGATAATAAAATCCTCACTGTTGCAGGGAGAATTGAAGTTGAACATTATATGAAATACACCCGTCTGGAAGAGATAATGGAGTTCTGCCGCCTGATGGAATACAGAAAAATAGGCATAGCATCATGTGTGGGGCTCTCTGCGGAAGCAGATATTCTGACAAAGATTCTGTCGAAGGAATTTGAGGTACACTCCGTGTGCTGCAAAAGCGGAGGAATAAATAAGGACGACTACGGCATTCCCCATCTGAAAAAGGAAAGATATGAGGCAACCTGCAATCCTGCCGGGCAGGCGGAAGCGCTCAACAGTATAGGCACGGATATTAATCTTATAGTCGGTTTATGCGTGGGGCACGACATTTTATTTTCCAAATACTCCAAGGCTCCCTGTACGACCTTTATTGTGAAGGACAGGGTGCTGGCGCATAATCCGGCTGCCGCCATATATTCAAACTATTACAAACGTAAGCTGCTGTAA
- a CDS encoding HesA/MoeB/ThiF family protein, with the protein MENYFRRYKRQMIIENFGEEAQLRLKNACVFIGGIGGLGGTAAAYLAMAGIGKLVIAHSGNLTETNMNRQILMDCARIGEPRVDIAAEAFRKLNPDMETEMHNVRLLPENTAGLIKGCQAAVSARPTFYERKNLNRACVQQNIPMIEAAMDGMTGYLFTVNPGKTACLDCMVEKDVDDWQEFGFGVLGAVSGTIGCLAAIEAIKLITGFGEPLGSRMFYMDMTDNRTRHVELKRNPECRTCGSRT; encoded by the coding sequence ATGGAAAACTATTTCAGAAGATACAAAAGACAGATGATAATTGAAAATTTCGGTGAGGAAGCACAGCTCAGACTGAAAAACGCCTGTGTATTCATAGGCGGCATAGGCGGTCTGGGCGGAACAGCCGCAGCTTACCTTGCCATGGCGGGAATAGGGAAACTGGTCATAGCGCACTCCGGAAACCTTACAGAAACAAATATGAACCGCCAGATACTCATGGACTGCGCCCGCATAGGCGAACCGAGGGTGGACATAGCTGCGGAGGCCTTCCGGAAGCTTAATCCCGACATGGAGACAGAGATGCACAATGTGCGCCTTCTCCCGGAGAATACTGCCGGGCTTATCAAAGGCTGTCAGGCGGCGGTGTCCGCCAGACCGACTTTCTATGAGCGCAAAAACCTCAACAGGGCATGTGTGCAGCAGAATATACCCATGATAGAAGCCGCGATGGACGGAATGACCGGCTACCTTTTCACCGTAAACCCCGGAAAGACCGCCTGTCTGGACTGCATGGTGGAAAAAGATGTGGACGACTGGCAGGAATTCGGCTTCGGTGTTCTCGGCGCAGTTTCGGGAACCATAGGCTGCCTTGCGGCAATTGAAGCTATCAAGCTGATAACCGGCTTCGGAGAGCCTCTGGGCAGCAGAATGTTCTATATGGACATGACAGACAACAGAACAAGGCATGTGGAACTGAAACGCAATCCCGAATGCAGAACCTGCGGCAGCAGAACCTAG
- a CDS encoding HNH endonuclease produces MDIHFFDTADEKHIRREKEKARELRRKQWWRGKVDQGICHYCGRKFPPEEITMDHVVPIARGGMSTKGNVVPACKECNSKKKYLLPLEWEDYLSGFKDKENIDDRQRDQS; encoded by the coding sequence ATGGACATACACTTTTTTGATACTGCGGATGAAAAGCATATCCGCAGGGAGAAAGAAAAAGCCCGTGAACTGCGGCGCAAACAATGGTGGCGCGGCAAGGTTGATCAGGGCATATGCCACTACTGCGGCAGGAAATTTCCTCCTGAGGAGATAACTATGGATCACGTAGTGCCCATAGCCAGAGGCGGAATGAGCACTAAGGGAAATGTTGTTCCCGCCTGCAAGGAATGCAACAGTAAAAAGAAATACCTGCTCCCCCTTGAGTGGGAGGATTACCTCAGCGGATTCAAAGATAAGGAGAACATAGATGACAGGCAGCGAGATCAGAGCTAA
- the pckA gene encoding phosphoenolpyruvate carboxykinase (ATP), giving the protein MKTEHTGLEEYGFRNLARINWNLPTPALYEQIIMRKEAILSHLGPVVARTGHHTGRSPNDKFVVDEPTTTNDVYWSKDNKKFTEAQFDKLFSKMASYLQTKEVFVQECYAGADANTRLKVRVVTETAWHSLFARNMFITERDQEVLKDFAPDFTVVNCPRFHAIPEEDGTNSETFIIVNFKRKIVIIGGTSYAGEIKKSIFTVMNYLLPKQGVMSMHCSANIGEEGDTAVFFGLSGTGKTTLSTDPERYLIGDDEHGWNNDGVFNIEGGCYAKVINLSKEAEPDIYECTRKFGTILENVAVDMTSRAIDLDDNSLTENTRASYPLSQLPKIVESGKGGHPNNVIFLTYDAFGVLPPVSRLSIPQAMYHFISGYTARVAGTEKGVTEPKAVFSTCFGAPFMVWHPSVYAKLLGDKVKEKNVQCWLVNTGLTGGPYGVGKRFSIKYTRAIIKAILTGELNKTEFKTDPIFGFGIPQFIPGVPAEVLDPSFGWSSRQAYDDMHRSLASKFAENFKRFEDGMDPEITKGGPTL; this is encoded by the coding sequence ATGAAAACCGAACATACCGGACTTGAGGAGTACGGTTTCAGGAACCTGGCTCGCATAAACTGGAATCTGCCTACGCCCGCCCTGTATGAGCAGATCATTATGAGAAAGGAAGCTATCCTCTCTCATCTCGGCCCAGTTGTAGCCAGAACCGGACACCATACCGGCCGCTCGCCTAACGATAAATTCGTGGTGGATGAGCCTACTACGACCAACGATGTATACTGGTCAAAGGATAACAAAAAATTTACCGAAGCGCAGTTTGACAAGCTCTTCAGCAAAATGGCCTCATACCTGCAGACGAAAGAGGTTTTCGTTCAGGAATGCTACGCAGGTGCAGACGCAAACACCAGACTGAAAGTGCGCGTTGTAACCGAAACAGCATGGCACAGCCTTTTTGCGAGAAACATGTTCATCACAGAAAGGGATCAGGAAGTTCTTAAAGACTTCGCACCCGATTTCACAGTGGTAAACTGCCCCCGCTTCCACGCAATTCCCGAAGAGGACGGAACAAATTCCGAAACCTTCATAATAGTAAACTTTAAAAGAAAAATCGTCATCATCGGCGGTACAAGCTATGCGGGAGAGATCAAAAAATCGATCTTCACCGTTATGAACTACCTGCTCCCCAAACAGGGCGTAATGAGCATGCACTGCTCCGCCAACATAGGCGAAGAAGGGGATACGGCTGTATTCTTCGGTCTTTCAGGAACGGGCAAAACCACCCTTTCCACAGATCCCGAAAGATACCTCATCGGCGACGATGAGCACGGCTGGAACAATGACGGCGTTTTCAACATAGAAGGCGGCTGCTACGCCAAGGTTATCAACCTTTCCAAAGAAGCAGAGCCCGATATTTACGAATGCACAAGAAAATTCGGCACTATCCTTGAGAACGTTGCCGTTGATATGACTTCAAGAGCAATCGACCTTGACGATAACAGCCTTACGGAAAATACAAGGGCATCCTACCCCCTGAGCCAGCTTCCTAAAATTGTGGAATCAGGCAAGGGCGGACATCCCAACAACGTAATTTTCCTTACTTACGATGCGTTCGGAGTGCTTCCTCCCGTTTCAAGGCTCAGCATTCCCCAGGCTATGTACCACTTCATCTCCGGCTACACAGCAAGGGTTGCAGGCACTGAAAAAGGGGTTACAGAGCCCAAAGCTGTTTTCTCAACATGCTTCGGCGCGCCTTTCATGGTATGGCATCCCTCCGTTTACGCAAAACTCCTCGGTGACAAGGTCAAAGAGAAAAATGTTCAGTGCTGGCTTGTTAACACAGGTCTCACAGGCGGACCTTACGGAGTGGGCAAACGTTTCTCCATCAAGTACACAAGGGCGATAATAAAAGCTATCCTCACAGGTGAGCTCAACAAAACTGAGTTCAAAACCGATCCCATTTTCGGATTCGGCATCCCTCAGTTTATCCCCGGCGTACCCGCGGAGGTTCTTGATCCCTCCTTCGGATGGTCGAGCAGACAGGCATACGATGATATGCACAGAAGCCTCGCCTCCAAGTTTGCCGAGAACTTCAAAAGATTTGAAGACGGTATGGATCCCGAAATTACAAAAGGCGGACCTACCCTTTAA
- a CDS encoding GntR family transcriptional regulator: MKEALYVQTARILAERIASGHYPKDSLLPTEMELCKEFQVSRHTIRAAIRELQELGLVSRNKKAGTKIEEASTSSKYSYSLASQEELSDFGTRHKRSVQKIETIVVDQTLSKEIACSPGVRKLRISSLRLDEGDTPPVGWTDVYVDPSYTELPAIMEESPEMLVSSLLETRYGRRISSIKQDIYAVTVPEHLVDVLQADASTPALKIIRYYYDSANKAAEVSVTIHPAGRFVFSTRLSKK; the protein is encoded by the coding sequence ATGAAAGAAGCACTTTACGTGCAGACCGCACGCATTCTTGCTGAAAGAATTGCCTCCGGTCACTATCCGAAGGACTCTCTTCTTCCCACTGAAATGGAGTTATGCAAAGAATTTCAGGTTAGCCGCCACACAATCAGAGCGGCGATAAGAGAGCTTCAGGAGCTTGGGCTTGTATCCAGAAATAAAAAAGCAGGAACTAAAATAGAAGAAGCCTCCACATCCTCTAAATACAGCTATTCACTGGCATCGCAGGAAGAACTCTCTGACTTCGGTACAAGGCACAAACGTTCTGTTCAGAAAATAGAAACTATTGTAGTTGATCAGACACTCAGTAAAGAGATTGCCTGTTCCCCCGGCGTGCGCAAGCTCCGCATATCTAGCTTGAGGCTTGACGAGGGCGATACTCCGCCTGTGGGGTGGACTGATGTTTATGTTGATCCTTCCTACACCGAGCTGCCTGCTATTATGGAAGAGTCTCCCGAAATGCTTGTCAGCTCTCTTCTTGAAACAAGGTACGGAAGAAGGATCTCAAGTATAAAACAGGACATATACGCAGTAACAGTGCCGGAACATCTTGTTGATGTCCTTCAGGCGGATGCCTCAACTCCGGCGCTTAAGATTATAAGATATTATTACGATTCGGCTAACAAGGCTGCGGAAGTGTCGGTGACAATACATCCAGCGGGCAGGTTTGTCTTTTCAACGAGGCTTTCAAAGAAATAA
- a CDS encoding DASS family sodium-coupled anion symporter — translation MSGKLKSSLSAAVPLAVLAVLWLIPAPEGLTAQAWHMFAIFIAVIIAILTQPLPSGAIMLIGLCVAIVTTTLSQAKALAGFASGTVWLIFSAYVLSLGFVETGLGRRIAYKMLSMFGGSSLGIAYALGIADLFIAPATPSVTARSGGVILPIAKSINDALDSKPGPTGKKIGDFLILSCFQITPVTGAIFMTGMAANPLATSLAEKTLGIEITWAGWAAAAIVPMLLCFAVTPYVIYKLVNPEMKHTPEGKEMGKKSLTSLGSMSRKEVALTIIFLLALLGWATSLITKLSATTVGLCVVALLFIFRVVDWKSVLRDYAAWDTVIWFGAIISLATGLSDLGFISWMTNYFGHIFSGWSWIWTFIALGLIYIYIHYFFATASGHVAAMYPMFLATAITAGAPSVMVAICFGIFGNLMWGLTEYGGGPGPIYFAQGYYERPRFYKLNFAVVSINVLITFTVGLAWWKVIGLW, via the coding sequence ATGTCAGGTAAATTAAAAAGTTCATTATCAGCGGCAGTTCCACTTGCGGTCCTTGCTGTATTATGGTTAATTCCTGCTCCGGAAGGGCTTACGGCTCAGGCATGGCACATGTTTGCCATATTCATCGCAGTTATCATAGCTATACTCACACAACCTCTTCCCTCCGGTGCAATAATGCTCATAGGTCTTTGCGTTGCAATCGTAACAACCACTCTTTCGCAGGCTAAAGCCCTTGCAGGTTTTGCCAGCGGCACTGTATGGCTTATTTTCAGCGCATATGTGCTTTCTCTGGGATTCGTGGAAACAGGGCTGGGACGACGCATAGCATACAAGATGCTCTCAATGTTCGGCGGCAGCAGCCTTGGTATAGCTTACGCCCTCGGAATAGCGGATCTGTTCATAGCACCCGCCACACCTTCTGTGACTGCACGTTCCGGCGGGGTTATCCTGCCTATAGCAAAATCAATAAATGATGCACTGGATTCCAAGCCGGGTCCCACAGGCAAGAAGATAGGCGACTTCCTTATTCTCTCCTGCTTCCAGATCACCCCTGTGACCGGTGCTATATTTATGACAGGGATGGCGGCAAACCCCCTTGCCACTAGCCTTGCAGAAAAGACGCTTGGTATAGAGATAACTTGGGCGGGCTGGGCAGCGGCGGCTATTGTCCCCATGCTTCTGTGCTTTGCCGTTACTCCTTATGTTATTTACAAGCTTGTTAATCCGGAAATGAAACACACGCCGGAAGGCAAGGAGATGGGCAAAAAATCCCTTACATCTCTGGGTTCAATGAGCAGGAAAGAGGTAGCCCTCACAATCATATTCCTTCTGGCTCTTCTTGGTTGGGCAACAAGCCTAATAACCAAACTCAGCGCAACAACCGTCGGTTTATGCGTTGTCGCACTGCTGTTTATTTTCAGAGTTGTTGACTGGAAATCAGTTCTCCGTGACTATGCAGCGTGGGATACAGTTATATGGTTCGGAGCAATTATCAGCCTGGCAACAGGTCTTTCAGATCTCGGATTCATATCATGGATGACGAACTACTTCGGACACATATTCTCAGGCTGGTCATGGATTTGGACATTCATAGCTCTGGGTCTGATTTATATCTATATTCACTATTTCTTCGCAACAGCCAGCGGACACGTCGCCGCTATGTACCCCATGTTCCTCGCCACAGCAATAACAGCGGGTGCGCCGTCTGTAATGGTGGCTATATGTTTCGGTATCTTCGGTAACCTGATGTGGGGTCTTACAGAATACGGCGGAGGACCCGGTCCTATCTATTTTGCTCAAGGGTATTATGAGCGTCCGAGGTTCTATAAACTGAATTTCGCCGTTGTAAGCATTAATGTTCTTATCACTTTCACAGTCGGTCTTGCATGGTGGAAGGTTATCGGACTCTGGTAG
- a CDS encoding ABC transporter ATP-binding protein, with protein sequence MKLLELKDTTKIYTAFEGLFAGSGTSFKAADGISLTLEHGKTLGIVGESGSGKTTTAKIICDIIRPDSGEVLYKSENIRTLGRKYGEYRKNVQMIFQDPYTSLNPKLTVFSAMYDGIAAHSPLSKAEIRAKCEALMEMVGLEKEHLDRFPHEFSGGQRQRVAIARALSLEPEIIVADEPVSSLDVSVQAQILNLLKKLTKENNITLVLISHDLAVVSFLCDEVIVMNKGKIVERGTAEEVIRRPKEEYTKKLLEACVYR encoded by the coding sequence ATGAAACTGTTGGAACTGAAAGACACAACCAAAATCTACACAGCCTTTGAAGGGCTTTTCGCAGGCTCAGGCACAAGCTTCAAAGCGGCAGACGGCATAAGCCTCACCCTTGAGCACGGAAAAACCCTCGGAATAGTGGGTGAATCTGGCAGCGGGAAGACAACCACTGCAAAAATCATCTGTGATATAATCCGCCCGGACTCCGGGGAAGTTTTGTATAAGAGCGAAAACATCCGCACACTTGGCAGAAAGTACGGGGAATACAGAAAAAACGTACAGATGATTTTTCAGGACCCGTACACCAGCCTGAACCCGAAACTGACCGTATTCTCCGCTATGTATGACGGAATAGCTGCGCACTCCCCCCTCTCCAAGGCGGAGATAAGAGCAAAATGCGAAGCCCTCATGGAGATGGTCGGCCTTGAGAAGGAGCATCTGGACAGGTTTCCCCATGAGTTTTCCGGCGGGCAGAGGCAAAGGGTGGCAATAGCCCGTGCTCTCAGCCTTGAGCCTGAAATTATTGTGGCTGACGAACCGGTGAGCTCGCTGGATGTTTCTGTTCAGGCGCAGATACTGAACCTGTTGAAAAAATTGACAAAAGAAAATAATATAACTCTTGTCCTCATTTCCCATGACCTTGCCGTGGTATCATTTCTTTGTGATGAAGTCATTGTGATGAATAAGGGAAAAATTGTGGAAAGAGGAACAGCGGAAGAAGTGATCCGCAGACCGAAGGAAGAATATACCAAAAAGCTTCTTGAAGCCTGCGTTTACCGCTGA
- the cysS gene encoding cysteine--tRNA ligase, with the protein MLRVFNTLKKEKEDFHPINDKKVGMYVCGVTVYDLCHIGHARSAVVFDVIRRYFAFSGYDVTFVKNFTDIDDKIIKRSNESGTDWRELTKTYMEAHDADMDSLNVKRPDQAPKATDFIPEMIAMCENLIAKGHAYVSDGDVYYRVESFSEYGKLSHRHLDEMMAGARVEVNERKENPYDFVLWKSSKPNEPSWESPWGPGRPGWHIECSVMSEKILGLPFDIHGGGKDLVFPHHENEIAQSEAACGCEFARYWMHNGFVNINEEKMSKSLGNFFTIRDVTAKFDPEIIRFFLLTTHYRSALDFSDEKLKDAESSLDRIYTMLDELNGFTAGKKGVNAVNAAETVAAEFTAEFDRAMNDDFNTPVALAAIFEAVRKINKILADKPDMDSLEALRKAAEKVFGAVQEVLGVIVKTPEEWFKANLEIPLSELEIFIEERQIARKNKNFERADEIRNLLSAKGIELLDTPAGTKFRAKKIRD; encoded by the coding sequence ATGCTCAGGGTTTTCAATACATTAAAGAAAGAAAAGGAAGATTTTCATCCTATTAACGATAAAAAAGTCGGTATGTATGTGTGCGGGGTCACTGTTTATGATCTCTGCCACATAGGCCACGCCAGAAGCGCAGTGGTTTTTGATGTCATACGCCGTTACTTTGCCTTCAGCGGCTATGATGTCACCTTCGTGAAAAACTTTACAGATATAGATGACAAAATCATAAAAAGAAGCAACGAATCCGGCACGGACTGGCGCGAGCTCACCAAAACATACATGGAAGCCCATGACGCTGATATGGATTCCCTCAATGTTAAAAGGCCGGATCAGGCGCCGAAGGCCACTGACTTCATCCCCGAAATGATCGCCATGTGCGAAAACCTCATAGCCAAAGGGCACGCATACGTTTCAGACGGCGATGTATACTACAGGGTAGAAAGCTTCAGCGAATACGGCAAGCTCTCCCACCGCCATCTTGATGAAATGATGGCCGGTGCGCGGGTCGAGGTGAATGAGCGCAAGGAAAACCCTTACGATTTCGTACTCTGGAAAAGCTCCAAACCGAACGAACCTTCATGGGAAAGCCCGTGGGGACCCGGCAGACCGGGCTGGCACATTGAGTGCAGCGTCATGAGTGAGAAAATCCTCGGCCTCCCCTTTGACATACACGGCGGCGGCAAAGACCTTGTTTTCCCCCACCATGAGAATGAAATAGCCCAGTCTGAGGCGGCCTGCGGATGCGAATTTGCCCGTTACTGGATGCACAACGGATTTGTGAACATCAACGAGGAAAAGATGTCCAAATCCCTCGGAAACTTCTTCACTATCAGAGATGTCACGGCTAAGTTTGACCCTGAGATTATCCGTTTCTTTCTCCTCACCACACATTACAGAAGCGCTCTGGATTTCAGCGATGAGAAACTGAAAGATGCGGAAAGCTCGCTGGACAGAATATACACCATGCTTGATGAGCTTAACGGATTTACAGCCGGGAAAAAGGGTGTAAATGCAGTAAACGCTGCCGAAACCGTGGCGGCTGAGTTTACCGCCGAGTTTGACCGGGCAATGAATGATGACTTCAACACGCCCGTAGCCCTTGCCGCCATATTTGAGGCTGTGCGCAAAATAAACAAGATTCTCGCAGATAAACCGGACATGGATTCGCTGGAGGCTCTCCGCAAAGCTGCGGAAAAAGTTTTCGGCGCTGTTCAGGAAGTGCTCGGCGTTATAGTTAAAACACCCGAAGAGTGGTTCAAGGCTAACCTTGAAATACCCCTCAGTGAGCTTGAAATATTTATCGAGGAAAGGCAGATCGCAAGAAAAAACAAGAACTTTGAACGTGCGGATGAGATACGTAATCTTCTGTCGGCAAAAGGGATAGAGCTTCTTGATACTCCGGCGGGAACAAAATTCAGAGCAAAAAAGATAAGGGATTAG
- a CDS encoding class-II fumarase/aspartase family protein — protein MNNKHQSTTVMDSILYRDAFGTSEMRDIFSDFSLIRRYVEVETALARAEAKCGVIPADAAQKITELADIEKLDYDLLRQETDIVGYPILPLVHQLVKQCGEAGRYIHWGATTQDIMDTAVVLQVRDGLEVIERDINELRRILTSLTERYKDTIMAGRTHLQHALPITFGHKTSIWLAMFDRHSERIKQLRPRVLTGEFAGAAGTLASLDNKGLEVQKALMDELGLGVPQSTWHVARDGFAEALNFLGLVTGTMGKIAYDVMIMASNEFGEVFEPFVTGRGASSTMPQKRNPISSELMLASAKGVRQHAGLMLDSMIQDFERATGPWHTEWIAIPESFVLTAGALKQAKFMLGGLIVDEDRMRKNLDITNGLIVAEAVMMGLAPYTGRQQAHDIVYAACRTVNEKGGSLSEALADVPEVTAHLKREEINELTNPANYLGVTSEMIEHTLAYSKKQGF, from the coding sequence ATGAACAACAAACATCAATCAACAACCGTAATGGATTCTATCCTTTACAGAGATGCATTCGGAACTTCGGAGATGAGGGATATTTTCTCCGACTTTTCGCTGATCAGACGTTATGTGGAGGTGGAAACTGCACTTGCCAGAGCAGAGGCAAAATGCGGAGTCATACCTGCTGATGCGGCACAGAAAATTACAGAGCTAGCCGACATTGAAAAGCTTGATTATGACCTTCTGCGTCAGGAGACAGACATAGTCGGTTACCCTATTCTCCCTCTGGTGCATCAGCTTGTGAAGCAGTGCGGTGAAGCCGGCAGATACATCCACTGGGGAGCTACAACGCAGGATATAATGGATACGGCAGTTGTTCTTCAGGTTCGTGACGGGCTTGAAGTAATCGAGCGTGACATCAATGAGCTGCGCAGAATTCTTACATCACTCACAGAGCGATATAAAGACACAATCATGGCGGGGCGTACCCACCTTCAGCATGCGCTTCCCATCACCTTCGGTCATAAAACATCCATCTGGCTTGCAATGTTTGACAGGCACTCAGAAAGGATAAAACAGCTCCGCCCCAGAGTCCTCACGGGAGAATTCGCAGGGGCAGCAGGAACACTTGCATCTCTTGATAATAAAGGACTTGAAGTTCAGAAAGCACTTATGGACGAACTAGGTCTCGGCGTGCCGCAGTCAACATGGCATGTGGCAAGGGACGGTTTTGCCGAAGCGCTGAATTTTCTCGGTCTGGTGACAGGCACTATGGGGAAAATTGCCTACGATGTGATGATTATGGCATCCAATGAATTTGGTGAGGTTTTTGAACCCTTCGTCACAGGAAGAGGCGCCAGCAGCACAATGCCCCAGAAACGCAACCCTATTTCAAGCGAATTGATGCTTGCCAGTGCCAAAGGGGTGAGGCAGCACGCAGGACTTATGCTCGACTCCATGATTCAGGACTTTGAAAGAGCAACAGGTCCATGGCACACGGAATGGATAGCAATCCCTGAAAGTTTCGTACTCACAGCCGGAGCGCTCAAACAGGCAAAATTTATGCTTGGTGGGCTTATTGTTGATGAAGACAGAATGAGGAAAAACCTTGATATAACAAACGGGTTGATAGTGGCTGAGGCTGTTATGATGGGTCTTGCCCCCTATACGGGAAGGCAGCAGGCACACGATATTGTTTATGCAGCGTGCAGAACAGTGAATGAGAAAGGCGGGAGTCTTTCTGAAGCACTTGCCGATGTGCCGGAAGTCACTGCTCACCTTAAACGTGAGGAGATAAATGAACTCACTAATCCGGCAAACTATCTCGGTGTAACCTCTGAGATGATCGAGCACACTCTTGCTTACTCAAAAAAGCAGGGCTTTTAA